The nucleotide window ACGAAGTATGACAAAGTTCTTAAGGCTTTAGAACAAAACATTAAAACAAACTTAACCTTTAAAGAAATGATGGATATCCAATCTCATTATAAATCTGCCGCCTTCAACGTTGAGCAGATTGAAATTCCGGGAGAAGGTAAGATTATGAGCGATGAGCTTTGGTACTACAATGTAGAAGAGAAAGATCGCAAAGCACTGTCTAATAAGCTTCTTGATCATCTTCACTTAAATAAATCTGTAGCAAATCAGCAAGAAATAAATACAGCTCAAAAGCATACTATCACAAATGAAAAACAACAATAAAAAAGGAATCGGTTGCCCGATTCCTTTTTTTATTTTCCCCGCCACTTCCAAACATGAATGCCTTTTTTCCATAAGAAGATTGCCATTAAGCTCGTCGCAAACGCCTCCGTCAAAACAGCTGTCCACGCAGTTCCGTATTGTTTGAACTGAGGAATTAACAGAAACATTAATATAACACTGAATATACTGGCCGCAATATAAATACGAGACAGCTCTTTTTTATAATCAAAATTAATCATTGTTAAAATGGCGAACACATTGGCCCAACCCAATATGAGCGGAAACGCTGCTAAAATTTGCAAGATAGGTGTAATTTCTTCATACTTGAATACAATTTCAACAATCTGTGCCGCAAAAATTCCAACAAATAAGGATAATGTAGCCATAAGGACTGTAACGAGCAAGAATACTTTATGCAATAAGGCAATTGCTGCTTCCCTAGACTCTTGTAGCGCCCGGCTTAAATGCGGATAGACGGTTTGAACAAGAGGCGTAATAATACTCAAAACAGCTTTGACCACTTTTTCTGCACTAGAATAATATCCGACAATGGTGTTGCTTGCAAAGAAGCCTAGAATAAAGACGTTGCTTGTCGTATATAAGCTTGTCATGATGTTAGATACAAAAATATGCCAGCCCGATTTTAACTGGTACATAATATCTTCTTTAGAAGGCTTTACAAAATGAATACCGTGGTGTGATGTAATTACATAAATAGCAATGATACCAATTGCAATATATCCTAACGAGTTAAAGATAGGTACGTACATAAACTTTGATTCGTCTGTCACAAATACAAAGATACCTAGAGTGAAAATAACCTTAGAAATTGCATTTAAAATTGAGATTGTTTTCATCTTTTCTATTCCTTGAAAAAACCAAATCGGGAACAGAACATTTCCTAACACCATACCGAAAGTTAAGATGTAAATCATACTGTCCGCTTTAAACTTTGGTACCGTGTAAAGTAAAACTATCAACACAATAAAGCTAATCAGCATCAATAGCGTCCGCACTAGCATGACTGTAGAAAAGATAACGGA belongs to Ectobacillus sp. JY-23 and includes:
- a CDS encoding flippase, whose product is MSVKKKLVTNFVSLASVQGLNFILPLITIPYLLHVLGPDRVGLINFAQAFIQYFILFTDYGFIFVATRDISLAREDNKKLSVIFSTVMLVRTLLMLISFIVLIVLLYTVPKFKADSMIYILTFGMVLGNVLFPIWFFQGIEKMKTISILNAISKVIFTLGIFVFVTDESKFMYVPIFNSLGYIAIGIIAIYVITSHHGIHFVKPSKEDIMYQLKSGWHIFVSNIMTSLYTTSNVFILGFFASNTIVGYYSSAEKVVKAVLSIITPLVQTVYPHLSRALQESREAAIALLHKVFLLVTVLMATLSLFVGIFAAQIVEIVFKYEEITPILQILAAFPLILGWANVFAILTMINFDYKKELSRIYIAASIFSVILMFLLIPQFKQYGTAWTAVLTEAFATSLMAIFLWKKGIHVWKWRGK